One Thalassotalea sediminis DNA segment encodes these proteins:
- the secF gene encoding protein translocase subunit SecF yields the protein MQLLKLKETVDFMRFRKVAVIFSALLMIAAFASFAVNKLNFGLDFTGGTLIEVGYEKAADLNEIRQVMESAGFEGAVVQHYGSSRDVVIRLAVQDDVKAEMLGNQILTLLQDSSGQTLDMRRIEFVGSSVGDELTEQGGLAMLTALICILVYVAFRFEWRFALGSVIALFHDVILTLGLFSVLGLEFDLTVLAAILAVIGYSLNDTIVVSDRIRENFRKVREGGPMEIINISLTQTLSRTFITSITTLLVLAALFFQGGALIHGFATALLFGVFIGTYSSIYVASSIALALGISKEDLIPEVIEKEGADQDVLMP from the coding sequence ATGCAACTATTAAAATTGAAAGAAACTGTCGACTTTATGCGCTTTAGAAAAGTAGCGGTGATTTTTAGCGCTTTATTGATGATTGCGGCATTTGCCTCATTTGCAGTCAATAAATTGAATTTTGGTCTAGATTTCACAGGCGGTACACTGATTGAAGTGGGCTATGAGAAAGCGGCTGACTTAAATGAAATTCGTCAAGTAATGGAAAGCGCTGGTTTCGAAGGTGCGGTTGTTCAGCATTATGGCAGCTCACGTGATGTTGTTATTCGTTTAGCAGTTCAAGATGACGTAAAAGCTGAAATGCTTGGTAACCAAATCCTAACGTTGTTACAAGATAGTTCAGGACAAACGCTTGATATGAGACGTATCGAATTTGTTGGTTCAAGTGTCGGTGATGAGTTAACGGAGCAAGGTGGTCTTGCAATGTTAACGGCGCTAATTTGTATCTTAGTCTATGTCGCATTTCGCTTTGAGTGGCGTTTTGCATTAGGGTCGGTAATTGCGTTATTTCATGACGTTATTTTAACGCTTGGCTTGTTCTCAGTGCTTGGTTTAGAGTTTGACTTAACAGTACTGGCGGCGATACTAGCGGTAATAGGTTATTCATTAAACGATACCATTGTTGTTTCAGATCGCATTCGTGAAAACTTTAGAAAAGTACGCGAAGGTGGGCCAATGGAAATTATTAATATATCGCTAACGCAAACATTAAGCCGTACCTTTATAACGTCGATTACAACTTTACTTGTATTGGCAGCGTTATTTTTTCAAGGCGGTGCTTTAATTCACGGTTTTGCTACAGCACTATTATTTGGTGTATTTATTGGTACTTATTCGTCTATTTATGTAGCAAGTTCAATTGCACTCGCACTCGGAATTTCAAAAGAAGATTTAATTCCAGAAGTTATTGAAAAAGAAGGTGCAGATCAGGATGTATTAATGCCTTAA
- the yajC gene encoding preprotein translocase subunit YajC yields the protein MSLLIGTAHAAGAPAQPGGGMEMIIMLLVFGLVFYFMIYRPQAKRVKEHKNLMSELSKGDEVLTQGGLVGKITKVSDDKDFIAITIADTTEVTVQKAAISAVLPKGTMKNL from the coding sequence ATGAGTTTATTAATCGGTACTGCACATGCAGCAGGCGCTCCAGCGCAACCAGGTGGTGGCATGGAAATGATCATCATGTTGCTTGTTTTCGGTTTAGTGTTTTATTTCATGATTTATCGTCCACAAGCAAAGCGTGTAAAAGAGCATAAAAACTTGATGTCTGAATTATCGAAAGGTGATGAAGTATTAACACAAGGCGGTTTAGTGGGTAAGATTACTAAAGTATCTGATGATAAAGATTTTATCGCTATTACAATTGCTGACACGACTGAAGTAACAGTGCAAAAGGCTGCAATTTCTGCGGTTTTACCTAAAGGCACAATGAAAAACCTATAG
- the secD gene encoding protein translocase subunit SecD — MLNHSPLWKKLMVLFIVCVGALYAMPNLYGEDPAVQISGLRGVETTASTLDSVKATLTEQQIDFSSIALEDGQVLVKFSDTEQQLKARDELDSTLGDDYSVALNLTPATPDWLADIGGTPMKFGLDLRGGVSFTMEVNMNEAELKAQEGMIGDFRSDLRKEKIRYRSVKKQDNGVVISFRNIEDIDNAESLLKKRYRDLLFADNEDEMTLSVTMTEQKLKEIREYALQQNITIIRNRVNELGVAEPLVQRQGQKNIIIELPGVQDTAKAKEILNATATIEFRMLDSEGDLNSAINGRVPANSQLLYDRNGRPSLVKKRVMLTGDHIVDAGSSFDEYSRPQVNITLDSPGASKWSNATKENVGKPMVTVFIEYKPTERKDSEGNTIFEKNEEIIQIATIQGRLGKSFRITGIDSQSEAHNLALLLRAGALIAPIQIVEERTVGPSLGAENVELGLQAIVGGFALVFIFMLIYYRAFGIVANMALLANLVLIVGVMSMIPGATLTLPGMAGIVLTVGMAVDANVLIFERIREELRSGKSVQQSIHQGYDAAFSTILDANITTLIAAIILFAVGTGPIKGFAVTLSIGIITSMFTAIIGTRTIVNSVWGGKRLDKLSI, encoded by the coding sequence GTGTTAAACCATTCTCCATTGTGGAAGAAACTGATGGTGCTCTTTATCGTATGTGTTGGTGCATTGTACGCAATGCCCAACCTATACGGCGAAGATCCCGCAGTTCAAATTTCAGGGTTACGTGGTGTAGAAACAACTGCATCAACATTAGACTCAGTAAAAGCAACATTAACAGAACAGCAAATAGACTTTTCTAGTATTGCACTTGAAGATGGTCAAGTATTAGTAAAATTTAGTGATACAGAGCAACAGCTTAAAGCGCGGGACGAATTAGATTCAACGTTAGGTGATGATTACTCAGTTGCATTAAATTTAACACCAGCAACGCCAGATTGGTTAGCAGACATTGGCGGTACACCAATGAAGTTTGGTTTAGATTTACGTGGTGGCGTTAGTTTTACCATGGAAGTCAACATGAATGAAGCTGAACTAAAAGCACAAGAAGGTATGATTGGCGACTTTCGTAGCGATCTACGTAAAGAAAAAATTCGCTACCGTAGTGTTAAAAAGCAAGATAATGGTGTTGTTATTTCTTTCAGAAATATTGAAGACATAGATAATGCCGAATCGTTACTTAAGAAGCGCTATCGTGATTTATTGTTTGCTGATAATGAAGATGAAATGACGCTTTCAGTAACGATGACAGAGCAAAAACTCAAAGAAATTCGTGAGTATGCGTTGCAACAGAACATCACTATCATTCGTAATCGTGTGAATGAATTAGGTGTTGCTGAGCCTTTAGTACAACGCCAAGGTCAGAAAAATATCATCATCGAGTTACCTGGTGTTCAGGATACAGCCAAAGCAAAAGAAATTTTAAATGCAACGGCAACTATTGAATTTCGTATGTTAGATTCAGAAGGTGATCTAAACAGCGCTATTAATGGCCGAGTACCTGCTAACTCACAATTGCTTTATGACCGAAATGGTCGACCTTCATTGGTTAAAAAGCGTGTTATGTTAACGGGTGATCATATTGTAGATGCCGGCTCGAGTTTTGACGAGTATTCTCGTCCACAAGTGAATATAACGCTTGACTCTCCAGGTGCTAGTAAATGGTCTAATGCGACTAAAGAAAACGTTGGCAAGCCAATGGTCACGGTTTTCATTGAGTATAAACCGACTGAGCGTAAAGACAGCGAAGGCAATACAATATTTGAAAAGAATGAAGAGATTATTCAGATTGCTACCATTCAAGGTCGTTTAGGTAAAAGCTTTCGCATTACGGGCATAGATAGCCAGTCTGAAGCTCACAACTTAGCATTGCTATTACGTGCAGGTGCATTAATTGCGCCAATCCAAATCGTTGAAGAGCGTACCGTTGGTCCATCTTTGGGTGCCGAAAACGTTGAACTTGGCTTACAAGCGATTGTCGGTGGTTTTGCACTCGTATTTATTTTTATGCTTATTTACTATCGCGCCTTTGGCATTGTTGCCAATATGGCACTGTTAGCTAACTTAGTGTTAATAGTCGGCGTAATGTCAATGATCCCTGGTGCAACATTAACGTTACCAGGTATGGCTGGTATTGTGTTAACCGTGGGGATGGCAGTCGATGCTAATGTACTTATTTTTGAGCGTATCCGTGAAGAGTTACGCAGTGGTAAGTCAGTTCAGCAATCGATACATCAAGGTTATGACGCGGCGTTTTCAACGATATTAGATGCTAATATCACTACTTTGATTGCAGCAATCATTCTTTTTGCTGTTGGTACAGGGCCAATAAAAGGCTTCGCGGTAACATTGTCGATTGGTATTATTACTTCAATGTTCACAGCTATTATTGGTACACGTACAATTGTGAACAGCGTATGGGGCGGTAAACGTCTCGATAAGCTTTCAATCTAG
- the tgt gene encoding tRNA guanosine(34) transglycosylase Tgt, with the protein MTYELLAKDGKARRGRLTFARGTVETPAFMPVGTYGTVKGMKSEEIEEIGAEIILGNTFHLMLRPGTDIIEQHGDLHDFINWNKPILTDSGGFQVFSLGAMRKITEEGVKFSSPVNGEKIMLTPERSMEVQRKLGSDIVMIFDECTPYPATHQEAKESMELSLRWAQRSKDAHKENPNALFGIVQGGMYEDLREVSINGLKAIDFDGYAIGGLSVGEPKEDMVRILDHTAPLIPENKPRYLMGVGKPEDLVEGVRRGIDMFDCVMPTRNARNGHLFVTTGVVKIRNAKNKTDTGPLDEQCDCYTCKNYSRAYLHHLDKCNEILGSQLNTIHNLRFYQRVMKELRDAIEQGKLEEYVEEFYALRSLPVPPLAQGSKQV; encoded by the coding sequence ATGACCTACGAGTTACTTGCAAAAGATGGCAAAGCTCGCCGTGGCAGGTTAACGTTTGCACGTGGTACGGTGGAAACACCTGCGTTTATGCCTGTTGGCACCTATGGCACTGTTAAGGGCATGAAAAGTGAAGAAATAGAAGAAATCGGTGCTGAGATTATTCTTGGCAACACGTTTCATCTAATGCTTCGCCCTGGCACTGATATTATTGAGCAGCATGGTGATTTACATGATTTTATCAATTGGAATAAGCCTATCTTAACAGATTCGGGTGGTTTTCAAGTGTTTAGTTTAGGCGCCATGCGAAAAATCACCGAGGAAGGTGTTAAGTTTAGTTCGCCAGTCAATGGTGAAAAAATTATGTTAACGCCTGAACGCTCAATGGAAGTACAGCGTAAGCTTGGCTCTGATATCGTGATGATTTTTGATGAATGCACGCCTTATCCAGCAACACATCAAGAAGCAAAGGAGTCTATGGAGCTATCTTTGCGTTGGGCACAACGTAGCAAAGATGCACATAAAGAGAACCCTAACGCGCTGTTTGGTATCGTGCAAGGTGGTATGTATGAAGACTTGCGTGAGGTATCTATTAATGGGTTAAAAGCGATAGATTTTGACGGTTATGCTATTGGTGGGTTGTCTGTTGGTGAACCGAAAGAAGATATGGTCAGAATATTAGATCATACAGCGCCCTTGATCCCAGAAAATAAACCCCGATATCTGATGGGAGTAGGAAAACCTGAAGACTTAGTCGAAGGTGTTCGTCGCGGCATTGATATGTTTGATTGTGTAATGCCAACGCGAAATGCACGTAATGGTCACTTGTTTGTTACGACGGGTGTGGTAAAAATTAGAAATGCAAAGAATAAGACAGATACGGGACCATTAGATGAGCAATGTGATTGCTATACCTGTAAAAATTATTCTCGCGCATATTTACATCACCTAGATAAATGTAATGAAATATTAGGGTCTCAGTTAAATACCATTCATAATTTGCGTTTTTACCAACGCGTAATGAAAGAATTACGTGATGCGATAGAACAAGGTAAATTGGAAGAGTATGTAGAAGAATTTTATGCTTTGCGTTCGTTACCGGTACCTCCGTTGGCGCAAGGTAGTAAACAAGTTTAG
- a CDS encoding MurR/RpiR family transcriptional regulator, producing the protein MDIVSAIRDRLSHLRPAEQRVAKLILSDLSYAANATISELAKKANTSNTSISRLAKALDCKNVRELKLKVAQSAAVGERFNSNEQVEKKEIPAIYQGIHEILALNAGLITDENIDLASQLITEAGHTLILGVGGGSSIMAQECHNRLFRLDLKSNAYSDPMLMRMTTATVDKGDVVLCLSLGGVSPDVQNAALIAKDYGANIITICPSGPLAELADIHLPIETHEGDYIFKPSASRYVMLAAIDILASDLAVKNQRRSREKLRRLKVQLDQYRGCADRLPLGD; encoded by the coding sequence ATGGATATCGTTTCTGCAATTCGAGACAGACTATCTCACTTAAGGCCCGCAGAGCAGCGAGTCGCGAAACTTATATTAAGTGATTTAAGTTACGCTGCGAATGCAACAATAAGTGAATTGGCAAAGAAAGCAAACACGAGTAATACCAGTATCTCTAGACTTGCAAAGGCTTTAGACTGTAAGAATGTACGTGAATTAAAACTTAAAGTTGCGCAATCAGCGGCTGTTGGTGAACGTTTTAATAGCAACGAGCAAGTTGAAAAGAAAGAAATTCCAGCGATATACCAAGGGATACATGAGATACTTGCACTCAATGCTGGTTTGATCACGGATGAAAATATTGATCTTGCAAGCCAATTGATAACCGAAGCAGGCCATACACTGATATTGGGTGTAGGTGGTGGTAGCTCAATTATGGCTCAAGAGTGCCATAACCGGTTGTTTAGGCTTGATCTCAAGAGTAATGCTTATTCCGATCCCATGTTAATGAGAATGACAACTGCAACGGTTGATAAGGGAGACGTAGTTTTGTGTCTTTCTTTGGGGGGGGTTAGCCCTGACGTACAAAATGCCGCATTAATTGCAAAAGATTATGGCGCTAATATTATTACCATTTGCCCCAGTGGGCCGCTTGCAGAATTAGCTGATATCCATTTGCCAATTGAAACACATGAAGGTGACTACATCTTTAAACCAAGTGCATCACGCTATGTAATGTTAGCAGCGATTGATATCTTGGCTAGTGATTTAGCGGTAAAAAATCAACGAAGATCACGAGAAAAATTACGACGATTGAAAGTACAGTTAGATCAATATCGCGGTTGTGCTGATCGCTTACCTTTAGGAGATTAG